From a region of the Agromyces ramosus genome:
- a CDS encoding lytic transglycosylase domain-containing protein produces the protein MSWDDDSDADDYDGRRPERATGRAAAWRVTRRVLGYAGVVAGVGALVVGTIFAANVVGLAAKPGGFEAPGAKGPSVELPPVTLTPEQDEAADEQLPTNEESAPVSSSAGSLMPGIDPEWATVTAAATGIPERALTAYAFAHVSIADEQPECGLAWITIAAIGEIESGHGSHGDTILDENGHAQPAIIGRALDGDGVAKIEDTDDGVLDGDDKWDRAVGPMQFIPSTWEKWASDANGDDVADPNQIDDAALATARYLCASGPMTSVEGWRAAVFSYNHDNDYVDKVAQVANEFAAAVE, from the coding sequence CTGGCGCGTCACACGGCGTGTACTGGGCTACGCAGGGGTCGTCGCCGGGGTCGGCGCGCTGGTCGTCGGCACGATCTTCGCGGCGAACGTCGTGGGACTCGCGGCCAAGCCCGGGGGATTCGAGGCGCCCGGGGCGAAGGGTCCCAGCGTCGAGCTGCCCCCCGTGACATTGACGCCCGAGCAGGATGAAGCGGCGGACGAACAGCTCCCGACGAACGAGGAATCAGCGCCGGTGTCGAGCTCCGCGGGGTCGCTGATGCCTGGCATCGATCCGGAGTGGGCAACGGTGACGGCTGCGGCGACCGGAATTCCGGAGCGCGCGCTGACCGCCTACGCCTTCGCGCACGTCTCGATCGCCGACGAGCAGCCGGAGTGCGGCCTCGCCTGGATCACGATCGCCGCCATCGGCGAGATCGAGTCGGGTCACGGCAGCCACGGCGACACGATTCTCGACGAGAACGGCCATGCCCAGCCGGCGATCATCGGTCGCGCGCTCGACGGCGATGGCGTGGCGAAGATCGAGGACACCGACGACGGGGTGCTCGACGGCGACGACAAGTGGGACCGTGCGGTCGGCCCGATGCAGTTCATCCCCTCCACGTGGGAGAAGTGGGCGAGCGATGCGAACGGCGACGACGTCGCGGACCCGAACCAGATCGACGATGCCGCGCTCGCCACGGCGCGGTACTTGTGCGCGTCGGGGCCGATGACGAGTGTCGAAGGGTGGCGCGCGGCGGTGTTCTCGTACAACCACGACAACGACTACGTCGACAAGGTCGCCCAGGTCGCGAACGAGTTCGCAGCGGCAGTCGAATAG
- a CDS encoding YdeI/OmpD-associated family protein, whose product MTTSIGTPGGTPERPATFFSGPEEFRAWLEANHDTETELWMGLYKKHVPDRGLTWEQAVPEALCFGWIDSVSQRIDDDARRQRWSPRKPSSIWSSVNIALVEKLTAEGRMHPAGIAAFERRREDRSGVYSHENPDTELPPEAAARLAANAAASAFWHAATATYRRQVTHWVLSAKQEATRERRLTQLIDDSAAGRLVSFQRYGETPKWVERAAAAAAEAATAASGSSSDRG is encoded by the coding sequence ATGACGACGAGCATCGGCACGCCGGGCGGCACTCCCGAACGGCCCGCCACCTTCTTCTCCGGGCCAGAGGAGTTCCGCGCCTGGCTCGAGGCCAATCACGACACCGAGACCGAGCTGTGGATGGGCCTGTACAAGAAGCACGTACCCGATCGGGGGCTTACCTGGGAACAGGCGGTGCCCGAGGCCTTGTGCTTCGGATGGATCGACTCGGTGTCCCAGCGCATCGACGACGATGCGCGTCGCCAGCGCTGGAGCCCGCGCAAGCCCTCGAGCATCTGGTCGAGCGTGAACATCGCCCTCGTCGAGAAGCTCACCGCCGAGGGGCGCATGCACCCCGCCGGCATCGCCGCGTTCGAGCGGCGACGCGAAGACCGGTCGGGCGTGTACTCGCACGAGAACCCCGACACCGAGCTGCCGCCCGAGGCTGCGGCACGATTGGCGGCAAATGCCGCGGCATCCGCCTTCTGGCACGCCGCCACCGCCACCTACCGCCGCCAGGTGACCCACTGGGTGCTCTCGGCCAAGCAGGAGGCCACGCGCGAGCGACGGCTCACGCAGCTGATCGACGACAGTGCCGCGGGTCGGCTGGTGTCGTTCCAGCGCTACGGCGAGACGCCGAAGTGGGTGGAGCGGGCCGCTGCCGCGGCGGCCGAGGCCGCGACCGCGGCATCCGGCTCGAGCTCCGACCGAGGCTGA
- a CDS encoding oxygenase MpaB family protein encodes MGDRREVAGTSAAGAGAAPWRPMRRRRQEPPAWTAALTEGEDAGFFGPGSAAWTVNGSMPALVAGIRALLLQTLHPGAMAGVHDWSSYRDDPLRRLDGTVRWIATTTFGDRRSATEASAFVSRLHERVTGTYVDANGVEREYAANDAELLRWVHNAFTEAFLGAHEVWGGPIPGGPDAYVREWAQAGRLMGVQDPPTTVDALHAEMAAFLVEAKPDERVTEAMGFLRRPGLPGLTGMLYPILFGGAVASLDQHSRELLGLRRPWWPAITPTRVLLAAAGRVFGRVSPSERNARARIAGLQGSANASVKPSRPPESVDTLSETTGGARMSINDDDITLEPGDDGEGVADGGANPKGHDGGADGSAAEGEGVADGGANPGGHDGGADGSA; translated from the coding sequence ATGGGCGATCGTCGAGAGGTCGCCGGCACGAGCGCGGCCGGTGCCGGCGCTGCACCGTGGCGGCCCATGCGACGTCGTCGCCAGGAGCCGCCGGCATGGACGGCAGCGCTCACCGAGGGTGAGGACGCCGGCTTCTTCGGTCCGGGCAGCGCCGCCTGGACCGTCAACGGGTCGATGCCCGCGCTCGTCGCCGGCATTCGGGCGCTGCTGCTGCAGACGCTGCATCCGGGTGCGATGGCGGGGGTGCACGACTGGTCGAGCTACCGCGACGACCCCCTGCGGCGGCTCGACGGCACCGTGCGGTGGATCGCCACGACGACGTTCGGCGACCGGCGCAGCGCCACCGAGGCATCCGCGTTCGTCTCGCGGTTGCACGAGCGGGTGACCGGCACGTACGTCGACGCGAACGGGGTCGAACGCGAGTACGCGGCGAACGACGCGGAGCTGCTGCGCTGGGTGCACAACGCGTTCACCGAGGCGTTCCTCGGCGCGCACGAGGTCTGGGGCGGCCCGATCCCGGGCGGGCCCGATGCCTACGTGCGCGAATGGGCGCAGGCGGGGCGGCTCATGGGCGTGCAGGATCCGCCCACGACGGTCGACGCGCTGCACGCCGAGATGGCCGCGTTCCTCGTCGAGGCGAAGCCCGATGAGCGCGTGACGGAGGCCATGGGCTTCCTGCGCAGACCCGGGCTGCCGGGCCTCACCGGGATGCTGTACCCGATCCTGTTCGGCGGCGCCGTGGCATCCCTCGATCAGCACTCTCGCGAGCTGCTGGGGCTGCGGCGCCCCTGGTGGCCGGCGATCACGCCGACGCGGGTGCTGCTCGCTGCGGCTGGGCGCGTGTTCGGCCGGGTCTCGCCGAGCGAGCGCAATGCGCGTGCCCGCATCGCGGGGTTGCAGGGGTCGGCGAACGCCTCCGTCAAGCCATCGCGTCCGCCGGAGTCCGTCGATACGCTGAGCGAAACAACGGGAGGAGCTCGCATGAGCATTAACGATGACGACATCACCCTCGAGCCGGGTGACGACGGTGAAGGCGTCGCCGACGGCGGCGCCAACCCGAAGGGACACGACGGCGGCGCCGACGGCTCCGCCGCCGAGGGTGAGGGAGTCGCCGATGGCGGCGCCAACCCCGGTGGCCACGACGGCGGCGCCGACGGTTCGGCGTAA
- a CDS encoding cupin domain-containing protein, producing MNSPERGPIGRPALARCIRVPAEEFGDRYWGREPLLSTADELGSGFDDLFSATAVDELVSRRGVRTPFIRMAQEGAVLAASAYTASGGFGAEIADQVSSDKVLAEFADGATIVLQGLHRLWPPIIDFTRALVDDLGHPAQVNAYVTPPSSQGFDPHYDTHDVFVLQISGEKHWRIHPPVLVDPLRTQPWDQHRAAVARRATHEPAIDAVLRPGDALYLPRGWIHSATALGETSVHLTVGMSAYTRADLVDALIGEVGDNAALRTSLPLGVDLRDPEALKPIVEQTVQALIETLQQTDASRPAASLSARFDAETRAEPLAPLATLEALATLDASTPVRWRGSLPVRIETVEDRVRIVARAKTLSLPAEAEAAVRRLAAGDPVTVGELPGIDSESAVVVVRRLVREGFVVAAA from the coding sequence ATGAACAGCCCCGAGCGCGGGCCGATCGGTCGGCCCGCGCTCGCACGCTGCATCCGGGTGCCGGCCGAGGAGTTCGGCGACCGGTACTGGGGTCGCGAGCCGCTCCTCTCCACGGCAGACGAGCTCGGGTCTGGTTTCGACGACCTGTTCTCGGCGACTGCCGTCGACGAGCTCGTCTCCCGGCGCGGGGTGCGCACTCCGTTCATCCGCATGGCGCAGGAGGGCGCGGTGCTGGCGGCATCCGCCTACACCGCCTCGGGTGGGTTCGGCGCTGAGATCGCCGACCAGGTCTCGAGCGACAAGGTGCTCGCCGAATTCGCGGACGGTGCGACCATCGTGCTGCAGGGATTGCACCGGCTGTGGCCGCCGATCATCGACTTCACCCGGGCGCTCGTCGACGACCTCGGTCACCCGGCGCAGGTGAATGCCTACGTGACCCCGCCGTCGTCGCAGGGATTCGACCCCCACTACGACACCCACGACGTGTTCGTGCTGCAGATCTCGGGCGAGAAGCACTGGCGCATCCATCCGCCGGTGCTGGTCGACCCGCTCCGCACGCAGCCGTGGGACCAGCATCGCGCCGCCGTCGCCCGCAGGGCCACGCACGAGCCGGCCATCGACGCCGTGCTGCGGCCGGGCGATGCCCTGTACCTGCCACGAGGTTGGATCCACTCCGCGACCGCCCTCGGCGAGACATCCGTGCACCTCACCGTCGGCATGTCGGCCTACACGCGTGCCGACCTCGTCGACGCGCTCATCGGCGAGGTCGGCGACAACGCCGCCCTGCGCACATCGTTGCCGCTCGGCGTCGACCTGCGCGACCCCGAGGCGCTGAAGCCGATCGTCGAGCAGACCGTGCAGGCGCTCATCGAGACACTGCAGCAGACGGATGCCTCGCGGCCGGCCGCCAGCCTCAGCGCCCGCTTCGACGCCGAGACGCGTGCAGAGCCGCTCGCTCCGCTCGCGACGCTCGAGGCGCTCGCAACACTCGACGCCTCCACCCCGGTGCGCTGGCGCGGGTCGCTGCCGGTGCGCATCGAGACGGTCGAAGACCGCGTGCGCATCGTGGCCCGTGCCAAGACGCTCTCCCTGCCCGCCGAGGCGGAGGCGGCGGTGCGGCGGCTTGCAGCCGGCGACCCGGTGACGGTGGGGGAGCTGCCGGGAATCGACTCCGAGAGCGCGGTCGTCGTCGTGCGCAGGCTCGTGCGCGAGGGATTCGTGGTGGCGGCCGCGTGA
- a CDS encoding sucrase ferredoxin produces MTLVAEHWAPCSDRARERDDPLVGTGSRGLRWFLIEVAASWGHNALLSEPFDRELGRALIRRIEGAGMRPLVIRRTGRRVASATQRWAIVDSRPGLESVVWGEVTDASELLDVPLDGSTGVPSSRPVYCVCTHARHDRCCAVRGRRVVTALAEAHPHETWECSHLGGDRFAGTMVVFPHGLYYGYADDGDPVRIADAFDDGRVVPERYRGRSSLTHPVQAAQHYARERFGDDRIEAFAPVAEDVTETGWRVRLEGAGAGGEVIAVELEETESEPLLSTCAATRFVRVRQYALRSISVERPND; encoded by the coding sequence GTGACGCTGGTCGCCGAGCACTGGGCACCGTGCAGCGATCGCGCCCGCGAGCGCGACGACCCGCTGGTCGGCACCGGTTCGCGCGGGCTGCGCTGGTTCCTCATCGAGGTCGCGGCGAGCTGGGGCCACAACGCGTTGCTCAGCGAGCCGTTCGACCGTGAGCTCGGGAGAGCCCTGATTCGGCGCATCGAGGGCGCCGGCATGCGCCCGCTCGTCATCCGTCGCACAGGTCGCCGCGTTGCTTCGGCGACGCAGCGGTGGGCGATCGTCGACTCGCGGCCGGGGCTCGAGAGCGTAGTCTGGGGCGAGGTGACGGATGCCTCGGAGCTCCTCGACGTGCCGCTCGACGGGTCGACCGGCGTGCCGTCGTCGCGGCCGGTCTACTGCGTGTGCACGCATGCCCGCCACGACCGATGCTGTGCCGTGCGCGGCCGTCGCGTCGTCACCGCGCTCGCCGAGGCGCATCCCCACGAGACGTGGGAGTGCTCGCACCTCGGCGGCGACCGCTTCGCCGGAACCATGGTCGTGTTCCCGCACGGCCTCTACTACGGCTACGCCGACGACGGCGACCCGGTGCGCATCGCCGACGCCTTCGACGACGGCCGCGTCGTGCCCGAGCGATACCGCGGACGCAGCTCCCTGACGCATCCGGTGCAGGCGGCCCAGCACTACGCCCGCGAGCGGTTCGGCGACGACCGCATCGAGGCGTTCGCGCCCGTCGCCGAGGACGTCACCGAGACCGGTTGGCGCGTTCGCCTCGAGGGCGCCGGCGCGGGCGGCGAGGTCATCGCCGTGGAGCTCGAAGAAACCGAATCCGAGCCGCTGCTGTCGACCTGCGCCGCGACCCGGTTCGTGCGGGTGCGGCAGTACGCCCTCCGCTCGATCAGCGTCGAACGACCGAACGACTGA
- a CDS encoding SDR family oxidoreductase produces MNAPLLVTGGTGNIGSRVVPLLRQAGRDIRILSRHPRTPEPGIQHVVGDTVAGDGLAAALEDVEVVLHLAGGAKGDDVAARNLTAAARAAGVRHLVLISVIGADRMPIGYFRAKAEAERVIAASGVPWTVLRAAQLHDFVLPVARGMARMPLLPVPGGLRFEPVHGDEVAARLAELALGSPSGRVADLAGPEVLDVPRLVAAFREATGARARGGRLPIRLPGAVGRAYREGENLAGEGAQRGIRTWREFLNERRPVTQSVSRSVVRR; encoded by the coding sequence ATGAACGCACCTCTGCTCGTGACGGGCGGGACCGGCAACATCGGCAGCCGCGTGGTACCGCTGCTGCGGCAGGCCGGCCGCGACATCCGGATCCTGTCCCGGCACCCGCGCACTCCTGAGCCCGGCATCCAGCATGTCGTGGGCGACACCGTCGCCGGAGACGGACTCGCCGCCGCACTCGAGGATGTCGAGGTCGTGCTGCACCTCGCCGGCGGGGCGAAGGGCGACGATGTCGCCGCACGGAACCTCACGGCCGCCGCGCGTGCGGCGGGCGTGCGGCACCTCGTGCTCATCTCGGTGATCGGCGCCGACCGCATGCCGATCGGCTACTTCCGCGCGAAGGCGGAGGCCGAGCGGGTCATCGCCGCATCGGGGGTGCCGTGGACGGTGCTGCGAGCCGCGCAGTTGCACGACTTCGTGCTGCCGGTCGCTCGAGGCATGGCACGGATGCCGCTGCTGCCGGTACCCGGTGGGCTGCGCTTCGAACCGGTCCACGGCGACGAGGTCGCGGCTCGGCTGGCGGAGCTCGCCCTCGGCTCCCCGTCGGGACGGGTGGCGGATCTCGCTGGACCGGAGGTGCTCGACGTCCCTCGACTCGTCGCGGCGTTCCGGGAGGCGACGGGCGCCCGGGCGCGGGGCGGCCGCCTGCCCATCCGCCTGCCCGGAGCCGTGGGGCGTGCCTACCGCGAGGGAGAGAACCTCGCGGGTGAGGGCGCGCAGCGCGGCATCCGCACCTGGCGCGAGTTCCTGAACGAGCGTCGTCCAGTCACTCAGTCGGTCAGTCGTTCGGTCGTTCGACGCTGA
- a CDS encoding sigma-70 family RNA polymerase sigma factor: protein MTDRRILARRFETERPRLKAIATKLLGSAADADDAVQETWLRLERVDAAELDNLEAWLTTVVSRVSLDLLRAPRRKREHSWQVEPWRDEPAAADADPAELVAQSDQVSVALLVLLETLSPAERIALVLHDVFGQSFDEIAEALDRSPQAARQLASRARRRVRAADEPARPDRERGRRIVNAWLAAAQGGDLGALLGLLDDGAVLHADYGTSTQRVEGARSIAEQAVLSGRLAAHSTPILIDGRPGVAAVMHGHVVSIMAFDLDADRIVGLDVLADPKRLEELGLDEIVRGTAPDGPTRGA, encoded by the coding sequence ATGACGGATCGAAGAATTCTCGCGAGGCGGTTCGAGACCGAGCGCCCGCGGCTGAAGGCGATCGCCACGAAGCTGCTCGGTTCGGCCGCCGACGCCGACGATGCCGTGCAGGAGACCTGGCTTCGCCTGGAGCGGGTGGATGCCGCGGAGCTCGACAACCTCGAGGCATGGCTCACCACCGTCGTCTCGCGGGTCAGCCTCGACCTGCTGCGCGCACCACGCCGCAAGCGGGAGCACTCGTGGCAGGTCGAACCCTGGCGTGACGAACCCGCCGCCGCCGACGCGGACCCGGCCGAGCTCGTCGCGCAGAGCGATCAGGTGAGCGTGGCACTGCTCGTGCTGCTGGAGACGCTGAGCCCCGCGGAGCGGATCGCCCTCGTGTTGCACGACGTGTTCGGCCAGTCCTTCGACGAGATCGCAGAGGCGCTCGATCGGTCGCCGCAAGCGGCACGGCAGCTCGCCTCGCGGGCGCGCCGCCGTGTCCGCGCCGCCGACGAGCCCGCACGGCCCGACCGCGAACGCGGCCGGCGGATCGTGAACGCCTGGCTCGCCGCCGCGCAGGGCGGCGACCTCGGCGCGTTGCTGGGGCTCCTCGACGACGGTGCGGTGCTCCACGCCGACTACGGCACGTCGACGCAGCGCGTGGAGGGCGCCCGCTCGATCGCCGAGCAGGCGGTGCTCTCGGGCCGGCTCGCGGCGCACTCCACGCCGATCCTGATCGACGGGCGACCGGGTGTGGCCGCGGTCATGCACGGGCACGTCGTGTCGATCATGGCGTTCGACCTCGACGCCGACCGCATCGTCGGCCTCGACGTGCTGGCCGATCCGAAGCGGCTCGAGGAGCTCGGCCTCGACGAGATCGTGCGGGGAACGGCGCCCGACGGTCCGACGCGAGGCGCATGA
- a CDS encoding alpha/beta fold hydrolase, whose translation MIDAIRPLVEMPPPVYVMSASGRRLATYRWGDDDAPTVLCVHGFASSCRDNWVSTGWVRDLTRAGFRVLGVDQRGHGESDKPHEASAFSMDELVGDLVTVLDTYLLDSVLYAGYSLGARVGWQLAVQVPERVERAVLGGIPDGRPLARLQIDQASAYAERGIPVEDQVTRNYVTLAERVPGNDLRSLVALAEGMRLGDADPDPEHPPLQPILFATGSEDAILERSRGLADATPNGTFVELPGRHHFNAPGSRVFRQAAVDFFTTQR comes from the coding sequence ATGATCGATGCGATTCGCCCCCTCGTCGAGATGCCGCCACCGGTGTACGTGATGTCCGCCTCCGGGCGGCGCCTCGCCACCTACCGGTGGGGCGACGATGATGCGCCGACGGTGCTGTGCGTGCACGGGTTCGCATCGAGTTGCCGCGACAACTGGGTGAGCACCGGATGGGTGCGCGACCTCACGAGGGCCGGTTTCCGGGTGCTCGGTGTCGACCAGCGCGGGCACGGCGAGAGCGACAAGCCGCACGAGGCATCCGCGTTCAGCATGGATGAGCTCGTCGGCGACCTCGTCACCGTGCTCGACACGTACCTGCTCGATTCGGTGCTCTACGCCGGGTACTCGCTCGGTGCACGCGTCGGCTGGCAGCTCGCGGTGCAGGTGCCCGAGCGCGTCGAGCGGGCGGTGCTCGGCGGCATCCCCGACGGGCGCCCCCTCGCACGACTGCAGATCGACCAGGCGAGTGCGTATGCCGAGCGCGGCATACCCGTCGAAGACCAGGTGACCCGCAACTACGTCACGCTCGCCGAGCGCGTGCCGGGCAACGACCTGCGCTCGCTCGTCGCGCTCGCCGAGGGCATGCGGCTCGGCGACGCCGACCCCGATCCGGAGCATCCGCCGCTGCAGCCCATCTTGTTCGCCACCGGCAGCGAAGACGCCATCCTCGAGCGGTCGAGGGGGCTCGCGGATGCCACGCCGAACGGCACCTTCGTCGAACTGCCCGGGCGCCACCACTTCAACGCACCCGGTTCACGCGTGTTCCGCCAAGCGGCGGTGGACTTCTTCACGACGCAGCGCTGA